In Nocardia sputorum, a single genomic region encodes these proteins:
- a CDS encoding DUF397 domain-containing protein — translation MDVELSGAKWFKSSRSQAGKECVEVAFLTGGGVGVRDSKNPTGPALKFTSAEWNTFTTGIVDGLFNRP, via the coding sequence GTGGACGTTGAGCTATCCGGGGCAAAGTGGTTCAAGAGCAGCCGTAGTCAGGCCGGTAAGGAATGCGTGGAGGTCGCGTTCCTCACCGGAGGCGGAGTCGGCGTACGTGACTCCAAGAACCCGACCGGCCCGGCCCTGAAGTTCACCTCAGCCGAGTGGAACACCTTCACCACTGGCATAGTCGACGGCCTCTTCAACCGCCCCTGA
- a CDS encoding helix-turn-helix domain-containing protein, whose protein sequence is MSEIGSTLPRRQLGRYLTEWRTRAGMTQVKAANLLEIGASSLQRLEKGQNSRIRTRDIQAACDLYGVPEDLAAALVGLAKQANVKSWWHQYGDFIPKTFDVYVGLEAAAGKLVSYQPDLIPGLLQTADYDRALVRLACPEETPEQWKQRGQIKAQRQNIVTRRTQPVTLDVVIGEASLRRVAGSHAVMATQNRYLADVSTRDNVTIRVLPFDAGFPGGVSMPPFVILSFGDSGPVDQIEPPVVYLEGAVGDMYLEDADDVRFYTQRYDRIREAALDVNSSRNLLRQVAREHEQRGR, encoded by the coding sequence TTGTCAGAAATCGGTTCGACTCTGCCGCGTCGTCAGCTCGGGAGGTACCTGACCGAGTGGCGTACGCGTGCAGGCATGACCCAGGTGAAGGCCGCGAACCTGCTGGAGATCGGAGCGAGCAGTCTGCAGCGGCTGGAGAAAGGGCAGAACTCGCGAATCCGGACTCGCGATATCCAAGCAGCGTGCGACTTGTACGGCGTGCCGGAGGATCTGGCAGCCGCGCTTGTGGGACTGGCCAAACAGGCGAATGTCAAAAGCTGGTGGCACCAGTACGGCGACTTCATCCCCAAGACCTTCGACGTATACGTCGGACTGGAAGCGGCAGCGGGGAAGCTGGTGTCATACCAGCCCGACCTGATACCGGGTCTGCTCCAAACTGCCGACTACGACCGGGCGCTTGTTCGTCTCGCGTGTCCGGAGGAAACGCCGGAGCAGTGGAAGCAACGTGGACAGATCAAGGCGCAGCGACAGAACATCGTCACCCGCAGGACACAGCCGGTCACACTCGATGTGGTGATCGGCGAAGCCTCGCTACGGCGCGTGGCCGGTAGCCATGCGGTCATGGCGACGCAAAACCGCTATCTGGCAGATGTGTCCACAAGGGACAACGTCACTATTCGCGTGCTGCCATTCGATGCAGGGTTCCCAGGCGGAGTGTCCATGCCTCCCTTCGTCATCCTCTCCTTCGGGGATAGCGGCCCTGTGGATCAGATCGAGCCGCCCGTCGTCTACCTCGAAGGCGCGGTGGGCGATATGTACCTCGAGGATGCCGACGACGTGCGGTTCTACACTCAGCGGTACGACCGCATCAGGGAAGCTGCCTTGGATGTCAATTCGAGCAGGAATCTGCTGCGGCAGGTAGCGAGGGAGCATGAGCAGCGTGGACGTTGA
- a CDS encoding DNA-directed RNA polymerase subunit beta yields MDAPIAFGDTPLSRCHYYRRVCNLPATVDPPQIGRIVVRTGMVWAITMPAVLGQHVKAWMRNHGHESGPILSHPRSKRWTFIIRPDLPDDVPLFAEMFRLNVSVIRYGGTIALPSPADRGTQFRAWVTRPDTAFRPSGRVVVAAIRNCVAEKTARRRRLATYA; encoded by the coding sequence ATGGATGCGCCGATAGCTTTCGGAGACACCCCGCTGTCTCGCTGCCACTACTACCGACGAGTGTGCAACCTGCCCGCGACCGTGGACCCGCCCCAGATCGGCCGAATCGTCGTGCGAACCGGGATGGTCTGGGCGATAACCATGCCCGCCGTCCTCGGACAGCACGTGAAGGCGTGGATGCGCAACCACGGCCACGAGTCGGGGCCGATTCTGTCGCATCCGCGATCGAAACGGTGGACGTTCATCATCCGGCCGGATCTGCCGGACGACGTACCCCTGTTCGCCGAGATGTTCCGCTTGAACGTGTCCGTCATCCGCTACGGCGGGACGATCGCCTTGCCCAGCCCCGCCGACCGAGGAACCCAGTTCCGCGCGTGGGTAACACGGCCCGATACGGCATTTCGCCCTTCCGGCCGTGTGGTCGTCGCAGCGATCCGTAACTGCGTAGCCGAAAAGACCGCACGCCGCAGGCGGTTGGCCACGTATGCCTGA
- a CDS encoding epoxide hydrolase family protein produces the protein MSTIKPFRVDIPQTQLDDLADRLRRSLWPSELPGVGDSYGVPEGRVRGLAQYWLETFDWRALEAKLNAYPQFTTEIDGENIYFLHIRSARADALPVVLTHGWPGSVLEFLDVIESLTAPESPAEPAFHLVIPALPGMGFSGPTHSTGWTMRRVAKAWIELMDRLGYQRFGAIGNDGGSMVSPEIGRLAPDRVVGVHVTQLFSFPSGDPAEFVDLSPEDLAALEHLKWFQDNKMAFNILCSQQPQTLAYALSDSPIGLLGWNAQLFGESLDADFVIGNVALYWLTGTAASSLRYYYEEAHSTDRPTGSTTTPTALAMFKGDFQSIRRFAERDHSNIVSWNSYDAGSAIGGPNDAAGHFAAHEAPELLVGDIRRFFAQVG, from the coding sequence ATGAGCACCATCAAGCCCTTCCGGGTCGACATTCCGCAGACGCAGCTCGACGATCTGGCCGACCGTCTGCGCCGCTCCCTGTGGCCGAGCGAACTGCCCGGCGTCGGCGACTCCTATGGGGTGCCCGAGGGCCGGGTGCGCGGCCTGGCACAATACTGGCTGGAGACCTTCGACTGGCGGGCGCTCGAGGCGAAGCTGAACGCCTACCCGCAGTTCACCACCGAGATCGATGGCGAGAACATCTACTTTCTGCACATCCGGTCAGCTCGCGCGGACGCGCTGCCGGTGGTCCTGACCCACGGCTGGCCCGGCTCGGTGCTCGAGTTCCTCGACGTCATCGAGTCGCTTACCGCGCCGGAGTCGCCTGCGGAGCCCGCCTTCCACCTGGTGATTCCGGCGCTGCCCGGCATGGGCTTCTCCGGCCCGACGCACAGCACCGGCTGGACCATGCGTCGCGTCGCCAAGGCCTGGATCGAGCTGATGGATCGGCTCGGTTACCAGCGCTTCGGTGCGATCGGCAACGACGGCGGCTCGATGGTCTCCCCGGAGATCGGTCGGCTGGCACCGGACCGGGTGGTGGGTGTCCATGTGACACAGCTGTTTTCGTTCCCGTCCGGCGATCCGGCCGAGTTCGTCGACCTCTCGCCGGAGGATCTGGCGGCGCTCGAACACCTGAAGTGGTTCCAGGACAACAAGATGGCCTTCAACATCCTGTGCAGCCAGCAGCCGCAGACGCTGGCCTACGCGCTCTCCGATTCGCCGATCGGCCTGCTGGGTTGGAACGCACAGCTTTTCGGAGAGAGTCTGGACGCCGATTTCGTCATCGGCAACGTCGCCCTCTACTGGCTGACCGGCACCGCGGCCTCCTCGCTCCGGTACTACTACGAGGAGGCGCACAGCACCGACCGCCCGACCGGCTCGACCACGACCCCCACCGCGCTTGCCATGTTCAAGGGCGACTTCCAGTCGATCCGCCGGTTCGCCGAGCGTGACCACAGCAACATCGTCAGCTGGAACTCCTACGACGCAGGCTCGGCGATCGGCGGTCCGAACGATGCCGCAGGCCACTTCGCCGCACACGAGGCACCCGAACTGCTCGTCGGCGACATCCGGCGGTTCTTCGCCCAAGTCGGCTGA
- a CDS encoding barstar family protein, with product MRVTIDGTRIRIHADLHHALWAPLDFGPYYGHNLNALWDRLSTDVERPVEIVWENSGISRELMGVESFEAIASVLIRAAEQDESNPVDKRLTVRFV from the coding sequence ATGCGCGTCACCATCGATGGAACACGGATCCGGATCCATGCGGACCTGCACCACGCTCTGTGGGCACCCCTGGACTTCGGCCCGTACTACGGGCACAACCTGAACGCTCTGTGGGACCGCCTGTCCACGGACGTCGAACGCCCGGTCGAGATCGTCTGGGAGAACTCCGGTATCAGCAGAGAACTGATGGGCGTCGAATCTTTCGAAGCGATCGCTTCCGTGCTGATCAGAGCCGCCGAGCAGGACGAGTCGAACCCGGTGGACAAAAGGCTCACAGTGCGTTTCGTCTAA
- a CDS encoding acyl-CoA dehydrogenase yields the protein MAGNPDFDLFKLEDFHDELREAIRALAEKEIAPHAKDVDGNSRFPEEALTALNASGFNAVHVPEAYSGQGADSVATCIVIEEVARVCGSSSLIPAVNKLGTMGLILNGSEELKQKVLPDIVNGEMASYALSEREAGSDAAGMRTRAKQDGDDWIINGSKCWITNGGKSSWYTVMAVTDAEKGANGISAFMVHKDDEGFVVGPLEHKLGIKGSPTAELYFENCRVPGDRMIGAPGTGFKTALQTLDHTRPTIGAQAVGLAQGALDAAIAYTKDRKQFGKSIADFQNTQFMLADMAMKIEAARLMVYTSAARAERGEQNLGFISAAAKCFASDVAMEVTTNAVQLFGGAGYTTDFPVERMMRDAKITQIYEGTNQIQRLVMSRALLK from the coding sequence ATGGCGGGAAACCCCGATTTCGACCTGTTCAAGCTCGAGGACTTCCACGATGAGCTGCGCGAAGCGATCCGCGCTCTCGCGGAGAAGGAGATCGCCCCGCACGCCAAGGACGTCGACGGCAACTCCCGCTTCCCGGAGGAGGCGCTGACCGCGCTCAACGCCTCCGGCTTCAACGCCGTGCACGTGCCCGAGGCCTACAGCGGCCAGGGCGCGGACTCGGTGGCCACCTGCATCGTCATCGAAGAGGTCGCGCGCGTCTGCGGGTCGTCTTCGCTGATCCCCGCCGTCAACAAGCTCGGCACCATGGGCCTGATCCTGAACGGTTCCGAGGAGCTGAAGCAGAAGGTGCTGCCGGACATCGTCAACGGTGAGATGGCCTCCTACGCGCTGTCGGAGCGCGAGGCCGGCTCCGACGCGGCCGGCATGCGCACCCGGGCCAAGCAGGATGGCGACGACTGGATCATCAACGGCTCCAAATGCTGGATCACCAACGGCGGCAAGTCGTCCTGGTACACCGTGATGGCGGTGACCGACGCGGAGAAGGGCGCCAACGGCATCTCGGCGTTCATGGTGCACAAGGACGACGAGGGCTTCGTGGTCGGCCCGCTGGAGCACAAGCTCGGCATCAAGGGCTCGCCCACCGCCGAGCTGTACTTCGAGAACTGCCGGGTGCCGGGTGACCGCATGATCGGCGCGCCGGGCACCGGCTTCAAGACCGCGCTGCAGACCCTCGACCACACCCGCCCCACCATCGGCGCGCAGGCCGTCGGCCTGGCTCAGGGCGCGCTGGACGCGGCCATCGCCTACACCAAGGACCGCAAGCAGTTCGGCAAGTCGATCGCCGACTTCCAGAACACCCAGTTCATGCTCGCCGACATGGCGATGAAGATCGAGGCCGCTCGCCTCATGGTCTACACCTCGGCCGCCCGCGCCGAGCGCGGCGAGCAGAACCTCGGCTTCATCTCCGCCGCCGCCAAGTGCTTCGCCTCCGACGTCGCCATGGAGGTCACCACCAACGCCGTCCAGCTGTTCGGCGGCGCCGGCTACACCACCGACTTCCCGGTGGAGCGCATGATGCGCGACGCGAAGATCACCCAGATCTACGAGGGCACCAACCAGATCCAGCGCCTGGTGATGTCGCGCGCGCTGCTCAAGTGA
- a CDS encoding TetR family transcriptional regulator, which produces MTTGDIARTRGDDDTAHFRLTVVDQALRLFAEKGYEATTVDEIAEAAGISRRTFFRQFRSKEDVIFADHESQLAQAAEFLAASADDPWEAVCAAVVQVFERFTQWREIAARRYQVVRRVPALREREIVTVFRYERLFTDYLRERLPDAPDLARVQFAAAVTATHNYLLRRMVRGESDAGAADLRVELAAIPRGAGRAVNPDELVVAVFPRDAPPRQIADLLVRKLGTL; this is translated from the coding sequence GTGACTACAGGGGATATCGCTCGGACGCGGGGAGACGACGACACCGCGCACTTTCGACTGACGGTGGTGGATCAGGCGCTGCGGTTGTTCGCCGAGAAGGGGTACGAGGCGACGACGGTGGACGAGATCGCGGAAGCGGCGGGGATCTCCCGGCGGACGTTCTTCCGGCAGTTCCGGTCGAAAGAGGATGTGATCTTCGCCGACCACGAGTCGCAGCTGGCGCAAGCGGCGGAGTTCCTGGCCGCGTCGGCCGACGACCCGTGGGAGGCGGTGTGCGCGGCGGTGGTGCAGGTCTTCGAGCGTTTCACGCAGTGGCGGGAGATCGCGGCGCGGCGGTATCAGGTGGTGCGGCGGGTGCCCGCGCTGCGGGAGCGCGAGATCGTCACGGTGTTCCGCTACGAGCGGTTGTTCACCGACTACCTGCGCGAGCGGCTGCCCGACGCCCCCGACCTGGCGCGGGTGCAGTTCGCCGCCGCCGTGACCGCGACGCACAACTACCTGCTGCGCCGGATGGTGCGCGGCGAGTCGGACGCGGGCGCCGCCGACCTGCGGGTGGAGCTGGCCGCGATCCCGCGCGGCGCGGGCCGTGCCGTGAATCCCGACGAGCTGGTCGTCGCGGTGTTCCCGCGCGACGCCCCGCCCAGGCAGATCGCGGACTTGCTGGTTCGAAAGCTCGGTACCCTGTGA